A stretch of Miscanthus floridulus cultivar M001 chromosome 13, ASM1932011v1, whole genome shotgun sequence DNA encodes these proteins:
- the LOC136501105 gene encoding uncharacterized protein produces the protein MDESEEYSNGNGGGGHQHQQPHQHHHHGYEWKFPAALSANTTSVHVTALDGVVNVNSLFTVAVFVGLSLATPGQLRSLANDPRCDAGPGVARSLLVLEVVAFSSFLFSSLVAQGLKLALNLINSKDPHDALRAHIDARVLRLGMLASAVGSVVGCVFLMTSMVMVVQIRLGTLGCPTDRAAAKAAAGLVGLVTTALAVYVGTVFYTFTH, from the exons ATGGATGA ATCTGAGGAGTACAGCAACGGCAATGGCGGCGGCgggcaccagcaccagcagccgcaccagcaccaccaccacgggTACGAGTGGAAGTTCCCGGCGGCGCTGAGCGCGAACACGACGAGCGTGCACGTGACGGCGCTGGACGGCGTGGTGAACGTGAACTCGCTCTTCACGGTGGCCGTGTTCGTGGGCCTGTCCCTAGCCACCCCAGGGCAGCTCCGGAGCCTCGCGAACGACCCGCGGTGCGATGCCGGCCCCGGCGTGGCGCGGTCCCTGCTGGTGCTGGAGGTGGTGGCCTTCTCGTCGTTCCTCTTCTCCAGCCTGGTGGCGCAGGGCCTGAAGCTGGCGCTCAACCTCATCAACTCCAAGGACCCGCACGACGCGCTGCGCGCACACATCGACGCCCGCGTGCTCCGCCTCGGGATGCTCGCCTCCGCCGTGGGCTCCGTCGTCGGCTGCGTGTTTCTGATGACCTCCATGGTGATGGTCGTGCAGATCCGGCTCGGCACGCTGGGGTGCCCCACTGACCGCGCTGCCGCCAAGGCCGCCGCGGGGCTCGTCGGACTCGTCACCACCGCGCTCGCCGTCTATGTCGGCACCGTCTTCTACACCTTCACCCACTGA
- the LOC136500970 gene encoding GCN5-related N-acetyltransferase 4, chloroplastic-like, with the protein MRGPCPGGGASASLAPSFNGFRAMIWPATVNCTSRIGISFIQTTKTGPFRAGDRATGGICYASQAVELLPTLCPEIVVRDARLEDCWEVADTHCSSFFPGYKFPLDLVLRIDRYIALLSGFSVPPGCMKTCLVAVNSNSVNNSFTIECGDATDATFQEYNLSRGSIAGILTLDTAADYLPRRGPLKQRRTGIAYIANVAVRKEERRKGIGKMLVQEAEARARSWGCRSMALHCDVNNIAALRLYKNQGFKCIRVPEGAKWPEPKIAKGVQYNFMMKLVPKA; encoded by the exons ATGCGAGGGCCCTGCCCCGGTGGAGGCGCCTCGGCGTCCTTAGCCCCAAGCTTCAACGGTTTCCGAGCCATGATCTG GCCGGCAACAGTAAATTGTACGAGCCGGATCGGCATTTCCTTCATCCAAACAACCAAAACGGGGCCGTTCCGCGCAGGCGACAGGGCTACGGGAG GAATTTGCTATGCTAGCCAGGCGGTTGAATTGCTGCCCACTTTGTGCCCTGAAATCGTGGTCCGAGACGCACGGCTCGAGGACTGCTGGGAAGTGGCTGACACTCACTGCAGCTCGTTCTTTCCTGGTTACAAGTTCCCGTTGGACCTTGTTCTCCGGATTGATCGTTACATTGCTCTCCTGTCTGGATTTTCAGTTCCACCCGGGTGCATGAAGACTTGCCTTGTGGCTGTCAATTCTAATTCTGTAAATAATAGTTTCACCATCGAGTGTGGAGATGCTACAGATGCCACCTTTCAGGAATACAATCTCAGTAGAGGTTCCATAGCTGGCATTCTTACACTTGATACAGCGGCAGACTATCTTCCGAGAAGGGGACCCCTGAAGCAGAGGAG GACAGGTATTGCATACATAGCAAATGTCGCAGTGCGGAAGGAGGAACGTCGGAAAGGAATTGGTAAAATGTTAGTCCAAGAAGCAGAGGCACGGGCAAGGAGTTGGGGATGCCGGTCAATGGCATTGCATTGTGATGTAAACAACATAGCTGCCCTACGTCTGTACAAAAATCAAGGTTTCAAATGCATCCGCGTACCAGAAGGAGCTAAATGGCCTGAACCCAAGATAGCTAAAGGAGTGCAATACAACTTCATGATGAAGCTAGTGCCCAAGGCTTGA